In one window of Lepus europaeus isolate LE1 chromosome 14, mLepTim1.pri, whole genome shotgun sequence DNA:
- the ELF3 gene encoding ETS-related transcription factor Elf-3, with protein sequence MAATCEISNVFSNYFSAMYSAEDPALASVPSAPSFAAADDLVLTLSNPQMSLEGTEKASWLGEQPQLWSKAQVLDWISYQVEKNKYDASAIDFSRCDMDGAALCSCALEELRLVFGPLGDQLHAQLRDLTSSASDELGWIIELLEKDGAAFQDALADPGPFDQGSPFAQELLDDCRQASPYYPGSYGAGAPSPGSSDVSTAGTGASQGSHSSDSGGSDVDLDPPDSKLFPRDGYPDCKKVDPKHGKRKRGRPRKLSKEYWQCLDGKKSKHAPRGTHLWEFIRDILIHPELNEGLMKWENRHEGVFKFLRSEAVAQLWGQKKKNSNMTYEKLSRAMRYYYKREILERVDGRRLVYKFGKNSSGWKEDEVVESRN encoded by the exons CGTCTTCAGCAACTATTTCAGCGCTATGTACAGTGCAGAGGACCCCGCCCTGGCCTCTGTCCCCTCCGCTCCCTCCTTCGCGGCAGCTGATGACTTGGTGCTGACGCTGAGCAACCCCCAGATGTCGCTGGAGGGCACAG AGAAGGCCAGCTGGCTGGGggagcagccccagctgtggtcGAAGGCCCAGGTTCTGGACTGGATCAGCTACCAGGTAGAGAAGAACAAGTACGACGCCAGTGCCATCGACTTCTCGCGCTGCGACATGGACGGTGCGGCGCTCTGCAGCTGTGCCCTCGAGGAGCTCCGGCTGGTCTTCGGGCCTCTGGGGGACCAACTGCACGCCCAGCTGCGAGACCTCA CCTCCAGCGCCTCAGACGAGCTCGGCTGGATCATCGAGCTGCTGGAGAAAGATGGCGCGGCCTTCCAGGACGCCCTGGCCGACCCAGGCCCCTTCG ACCAGGGGAGCCCTTTCGCGCAGGAGCTGTTGGACGACTGCCGGCAGGCCAGCCCCTACTACCCTGGCAGCTACGGCgcgggagccccctccccaggcagctCCGACGTCTCCACCGCAG ggactggtgcctcccagggctcacatTCCTCGGACTCTGGTGGAAGTGATGTGGACCTGGATCCCCCGGACAGCAAGCTCTTCCCCCGAG acGGCTACCCCGACTGTAAGAAAGTGGACCCCAAGCACGGGAAGCGGAAACGCGGCCGGCCCCGAAAGCTGAGCAAGGAGTACTGGCAGTGCCTGGACGGCAAGAAGAGCAAGCACG CTCCTAGGGGCACCCACCTGTGGGAGTTTATCCGGGACATCCTCATCCACCCGGAGCTCAACGAGGGCCTCATGAAGTGGGAGAACCGGCACGAGGGCGTCTTCAAGTTCCTGCGCTCCGAGGCCGTGGCGCAGCTGTGGGggcagaagaagaagaacagCAACATGACCTACGAGAAGCTGAGCCGCGCCATGAG GTACTACTACAAACGGGAGATCCTGGAGCGGGTGGACGGGCGGCGGCTCGTCTACAAGTTTGGCAAGAACTCCAGCGGCTGGAAGGAGGACGAGGTGGTCGAGAGTCGGAACTGA